CGCGGCCCGCGTCGCCCACCTGACCCGCAGCGACTTTGGCCTCTCCGCCAAGGTCACCCGGATCCGCCCGGATACCGACGAGAATCTGACCGCCAAGCGCTTCGATCTTCGACGCACCCTGGTGTTGGCCGAGAGCGAGTCGCTCGCGCCGGCCCCGCGGCCCGTGGTCGCCCCGGTCTACGGTGCGCGCCTGAGGCTCGCACGACGCACGGAGGGGCTGCGCCCCGGGCGGGCGATCGCCCTCGGCGGCCCGCGTCAGCGCCTGCGGATTGCACCGCACGTGGCCGGGCTCGTGCTCGCCGGCGACGACGGCACTACGATGCCGCTCGCCGCCGGCGACGAACTCTCCTTGCTCGCCGCGCCCGAGCGGCTCGCCGGCGGCAAGGCGCTCGCCCTCGAGCCGGACGCCTTCGACGCCGCCGTCGGCGATGCCGCCGTCGTCCTGCGCCTGACCCTGCTCGATCGCGGTGGGCGCACCGGCCGTCTGGAGGCCCGCGGCAGCCAGGTCCGGCTCGCCGCGGTCGGCGAAGACGACCCGCCGGTCACCGAGATTGCCTTTATCGCCACGGACCCGACCGCGGTCGTCCACGAGCGCGACCACACGGTGCTGCGCCTCGCCGAGCCGCTGGCCAACGTCTATGCCCGCGCCGAGCTGCGGATCAACGCCAACTGCGCGGCTGCGACCCACGGCGAGACGGTCGCCGAGATCGTCGGCAGCGGCGATGCCCAGGTCGCCAACGCCCGCCTCGCGCTGCGCCAGGGGCCGCTGACCTTCGTCAGCGCATCGACCCCGAGCGGGCGGCGCGCGGCGCTCGCGCTGCGTGCCAACGACCTCCTCTGGGAGGAGGTCCCGAGCCTCTACGAGCGCGGCCCGATCGAGCGGGTCTTCGCCCTCGCGATCGACGAGCAGGGCCGCGCCCGGCTGCGCTTCGGCGACGGCGTCGAGGGCGCCCGGTTGCCGGGCGGCGATCACAACGTCCGCGCCGTCTATCGCAAGGGCCTCGGCCTGGCCGGCAACCTGCCCCCCGGGCGGTTGACGACGCTGCTCTCGCGCCCGCTTGGCGTGTCCGGCGTGACCAACCCGGCGCCGGCCACCGGCGGCGAGGACCCGGAGACCGAGGCTCAGGCCCGCGACAACGCGCCGCTCACGGTGCGCACCCTGGATCGGGCCGTCTCGGTCCGCGACTACCGCGACTTCGCCCGGGCCTTCGCCGGCATCGCCAAGGCCCACGCCCTGTGGCTCGCCCACGGTCCGGCGCGCGGCCTGTTCATCACGGTCGCCGGCGAGCGCGGCGCCGCCGTGCCCGAGGGCTCGGACACCTACCGCTTTCTGCGCGCGGCGCTGACCCGTTACGGCGACCCGGCGCTGGCGTTACGCCTGGCGAGCTTCTGCGCCGCGACCTTCCGGTTAGGTCTGGCGGTCAAGGTCGCCGACGCCGCCGATGCCGACCTGGTCCTGCCGGCCCTCGCCGCCCGGCTCGGCGCGGCCTTCGGCTTCGCCGCGCGCGACTTCGGCCAGGGGGTCTCGGTCGACGAGGTGGTCGCCGTTGCCCAGTCGGTCGCCGGCGTCGCGGCGGTGCACGTCGCCGAGCTCCAGCGCAGCGATGTCGCCGAGCCGGTCTTCGCCGCTCGTCTGTTCGCCGAGGTCCCGCGCAGCGGCGATGATTCGCCGCGGCCGGCCGAGCTCCTGACCCTCGATGACGCCGCGCTGGCGCTGGAGCAGCTGCCATGAACCTGGATGCCGAGACCCTGTTGCGGCTGCTGCCGGCGATCCATCGGCTGCGCGATGCCGAGACGGCCGCGGCCCTCGGCAACGGCCTTACGCCAGCCGAGGCGGCCGAGCTTGCGGCGCTGGAGGCCCTGACATCGCCGGACCTCGTCGAGCAGGAGCGCCTCGCCGAGCTGCGCGAGCGGGCCACGCGAGGGCCGCTCGCGGCCCTGCTCGCGGCCTTCGCCGGGGAATTCGCGGTCGTCGAGGAGAACCTCGCCCAGCTCTACGACGACCTCTTCATCGAGACCTGCGCCGACTGGGTCGTGCCCTACATCGGCGATCTGATCGGCTACGAGCCCCTGCACGAGCATGAGCACGGCCAGGGGCAGGACCATGCCCCGGCGCGCGCCGAGGTCGCCCACACGATCGCGCTGCGCCGGCGCAAGGGCACGGCGACGGCCCTGGAGCAGATCGCCGCCGACGTGACGGGCTGGGGCGCACGGGTCGTCGAGTACTTCGAGCTGCTCGCCGCGACCCAGTATCTAGGGCACCTGCGCCCGCACTGCCTGGCGACCGCCGACCTGCGCGACGGCGCCGCGCTCGCGGCCCGCGGCGGCCCGTTCGAGCGGCTCCGCCACACGGTCGACGTGCGCCGCATCGAATCCGGCCGCGGGCGCTTCAACATCCCCAACATCGGCATCTTCCTGTGGCGCCTGCGGGCCTTCCGGCACAGCGCCAGCCCGGCCGTGCGGGTCGACGCCCGGCGCTGGCTCGCGAGCCCGCTCGGGCAGCCGCTCCCGCTCTTCACGCACCCGCGCGCCGAGGACGAGATCGCCCACCTGGCCGAGCCGATCAACGTGCCGGCGCCGATCCAACGGCCCATGCTCGCCGCCGATCCGGCCCTCTACTACGGCACCCGCGCGACGCCCGATGCGCCGCTCGACAATGCCGAGCCGAGCCTGGTGCTCTTCTTCGACGGGGTCGAGGTGCCGCGCGCGAAGGTCGTCGCCTGCAACCTGGCCGACGTGGGCGGGGCCTGGGTGCACGAGCCGCCGGCGGGGCGGGTCGCCGTCGACCCGGAGCTCGGGCGCATCGCGCTGGCCGCCGACCTGCCGGCGCCGACGCGCGTGGCGGTGACCTACTACGATGGCTTCTCGGCGGCCCTCGGTGGCGGCGAGTATGCCCGCACCCGCAGTGCCGATCCGCAGGGGACGACCCTCATCCAGGTGCCGGCCGAGCAGCCGACGATCGCGGCGGCGCTCGCGGCCTTCGAGACGGCTGCCGCCAGTGCGACGCCCGAGACGCCGCGCGTTGCCGCCATCGAGATCGGCGACAGCGGGCGCTACGAGGAGGCCCTCGCGATCCAGGTCCCGCCCGGCTGGGCGCTGACGATCCGCGCCGCCGCCGAGCGTCGCCCGGCGCTGATCCTGCCGGGGGCGTTGGCGATCGCCGGCGGGGCCGGCAGCACCTTGACCCTCGACGGGCTCCTGATCGCCGGCGGCGCGCTGCAGGTGCCCGACGAGACCGACAACGGCCTCGTCGGCCTCGCGCTCGTCCATGCCACGCTGGTGCCGGGGATCGCCCTCGCGGCCGACGGCGCGCCGCGCGAGCCGCTGGCGGCGAGCCTCGTCGTCGCGCGCGAGGGCGTCGCCGTGACGCTCGACCACGCGATCACCGGCGCGATCGCGCTGGCCGAGGGCAGCCGGCTCGCGGCCGCCGACTCGATCATCGACGCCACCGATCCGACGCACCGGGCCTTCGGTGCGCCGGCCGGTGGAGAGGCGGGCGGGACCCTGTCGCTCGCTGCCTGCACGTTGATCGGGCGGGTCGACGCGCTCGCCGTCGGCCTCGTCGCCAACAGTTTG
This portion of the Thioflavicoccus mobilis 8321 genome encodes:
- a CDS encoding putative baseplate assembly protein; amino-acid sequence: MMTNPGSSHCGSCAGIALATPQPIDNPPGQPAIAYRTGVHATFKASLLARLSSPALPALAGLTRRDDADFSVALCDGLACLLDVLTFYQERIANECLLRTATERRSILELGRLIGYQLAPGVAAATHLAFELREVPGDAAQAPDPVTIPAGTRVQSVAGQDEQAQTFETVEAIEARVEWNALRVRTETPWQPQAGDTELWLSGAAVRLAPGDALLIVGAERLADPGSERWDIRVLTEVEADPENARTRLRWEQPLGSIYPPVAPAAAGVEVHVFRQRAALFGHNAPDPNLFGNADSNLAELIDTRSSPWHWEDFALDPDALDLDPDNPRITAGSWIALVSNVLGRGRAGLPGYTELYRAARVAHLTRSDFGLSAKVTRIRPDTDENLTAKRFDLRRTLVLAESESLAPAPRPVVAPVYGARLRLARRTEGLRPGRAIALGGPRQRLRIAPHVAGLVLAGDDGTTMPLAAGDELSLLAAPERLAGGKALALEPDAFDAAVGDAAVVLRLTLLDRGGRTGRLEARGSQVRLAAVGEDDPPVTEIAFIATDPTAVVHERDHTVLRLAEPLANVYARAELRINANCAAATHGETVAEIVGSGDAQVANARLALRQGPLTFVSASTPSGRRAALALRANDLLWEEVPSLYERGPIERVFALAIDEQGRARLRFGDGVEGARLPGGDHNVRAVYRKGLGLAGNLPPGRLTTLLSRPLGVSGVTNPAPATGGEDPETEAQARDNAPLTVRTLDRAVSVRDYRDFARAFAGIAKAHALWLAHGPARGLFITVAGERGAAVPEGSDTYRFLRAALTRYGDPALALRLASFCAATFRLGLAVKVADAADADLVLPALAARLGAAFGFAARDFGQGVSVDEVVAVAQSVAGVAAVHVAELQRSDVAEPVFAARLFAEVPRSGDDSPRPAELLTLDDAALALEQLP